From the genome of Streptococcus oralis:
ATATTAAGCAAACCTTGAGCCAAATTACGGTTCATACGCAAAATGGCTTCTTGACAAAGAACATTGCCAGCTGCAGCCTCTTGGTAAATCTTGCGACCGTCCCAGTCAGTCTGACCAGATTTTTCAATCACGTATCGCACCATATTTCCAGTTGACGCTAGTTGCGACCAGTTGTTGAGCTTTTCTGCAGGTTCAATAGTTGTCATATAGCCAAACTCACCACCCAAGCCGTGGCGACCACGGTGAAGTTTGCCATTGATAATCATGGCACCACCGATTCCAGTCCCAATCACGACACAGGCTGCATTTTCAATCTCTGGATGAGCCAGCAGTTCACTAAGTCCAACACAGTTGGCATCATTTTCTAGATGGATAGGAATCTGATAAGAGCTAAGCGCCTCATACCAAGAAAAGCCATGGATGTAAGGTACGGCACTGATTCCCTCAATCACACCTGTTTCTTGATTGACCGCGCCTGGA
Proteins encoded in this window:
- a CDS encoding ROK family protein — its product is MTIATIDIGGTGIKFASLTPDGKILDKTSTPTPENLEDLLTWLDQRLSEKDYKGIAMSVPGAVNQETGVIEGISAVPYIHGFSWYEALSSYQIPIHLENDANCVGLSELLAHPEIENAACVVIGTGIGGAMIINGKLHRGRHGLGGEFGYMTTIEPAEKLNNWSQLASTGNMVRYVIEKSGQTDWDGRKIYQEAAAGNVLCQEAILRMNRNLAQGLLNIQYLIDPDVISLGGSISQNPDFIQGVKKAVDEFVETYEEYTVAPVIQACTYHADANLYGALVNWLQEENQW